The DNA region CATCACAAAATCAACTATCAGGTCCCATTCCCTTTGATATCGGGAGGCTTCAGAAACTAAAGATATTTCTTGCTGATGGTAATTTTCTCTCTGGGACTATTCCCCATTGTATTGgtaatttaacaatgttaaccGAACTTGCTTTAGATGTTAACAATCTTCATGGCAACATTCCTTCAAGCCTAGCTAATTGCCAAAATTTGGTTTCTTTGGGTCTTTCTTACAACAATCTTCGTGGATCAATACCCGATTAAGTACTTGGGATCTCATCCTTGTCCATTACACTAGACTTATCAGCAAACTATTTAACTGGTGACCTTCCTGTTGCAGTAGAAAAACTGCAAAATCTAGGTGAATTCCATATTTCTAAAAATAGGTTATCTGGTTCACTTCCAAACAGCCTTGGAAGCTGTTTAAGACTGGAGAAGTTGTTTTTAGATGGCAATGTATTTGAAGGGCCCATTCCCGCATCTTTGAGTTCATTGAGAGGTCTTGTGGAATTGGACGTTTCTGACAATAATCTTTCAGGTGAGATTCCAAAATTTCTTGCGAGCATAGTGTCATTAAAGTATTTAAATCTCTCTTTCAATGCTTTTGAGGGAGTGGTACCAAGTGAAGGAGTCTTTAAGAATGCAAGTGCTACGTTTGTTGAAGGAAAAAATAAGCTTTGTGGAAGCAGCCCTGCATTACATTTACCAAGATGTAACTTAAAAACATCATCAAACActtctttttgaataaaaattgaaattgttgTTATTTTAGGAGTGACTTTTGTATTCGTTTTTCTCCTCTTCTTGTGgtttaaaaagaagaaagatCAGCAGCGAACAACAATTTTTgccgaaaattcacttttacGGATAAcgtaccaaagaatcctaatggCTACTGATAGATTCTCCACACAAAACTTGGTGGGTTCTGGAAGTTTCGGTTCTGTATACAAAGGAATTCTTGAAGAGAGTGGAGCAGTAATTGCAGTAAAAGTGCTTAATCTTCTGAATAGTGGTGCATCAAGGAGTTTCTTAGCTGAATGTGAGGCCTTGAAGAACATACGACATCGGAATCTTGTCAAGCTATTAACAGCCATTTCAGGTGTTGATCACCAAGGCAATGATTTTAAAGCGTTGGTTTATGAGTTCATGGCGAATGGAAGCTTGGAGGACTGGCTGCATCCATTTGATGACATGAATGGATCAAAAGCAATGAGAAACTTGAGCTTCGTCCAAAGAATTAACGTGGTAATAGATGTTGCTCATGCACTTGAATATTTGCACCATGGTTGTGAGGTACCAATCATTCATTGTGACCTCAAGCCAAGCAATATTCTACTTGATGAGAAAATGGTTGGTCATATAAGTGATTTCGGCTTAGCAAAAATCCTTTCTGTAAACACGATTAACTATTCTACTAATCAGTCCAGCTCCCTTGGATTAAGAGGAACTATTGGTTAT from Gossypium hirsutum isolate 1008001.06 chromosome A04, Gossypium_hirsutum_v2.1, whole genome shotgun sequence includes:
- the LOC107902127 gene encoding probable LRR receptor-like serine/threonine-protein kinase At3g47570 isoform X2 translates to MLLREWYQVKESLRMQVLRLLKEKISFVEAALHYIYQDKDQQRTTIFAENSLLRITYQRILMATDRFSTQNLVGSGSFGSVYKGILEESGAVIAVKVLNLLNSGASRSFLAECEALKNIRHRNLVKLLTAISGVDHQGNDFKALVYEFMANGSLEDWLHPFDDMNGSKAMRNLSFVQRINVVIDVAHALEYLHHGCEVPIIHCDLKPSNILLDEKMVGHISDFGLAKILSVNTINYSTNQSSSLGLRGTIGYTPPEYAMGSELSTKGDVYSYGILLLEMFTRKRPTDESFKEILSLRNFVKAALPGRVIDIIDPILLQERAKQGTVTNITLNKINLGNDIHLQCLNSIFEIGIICSADSPSKRMDMIDVVSKLCSIRYKVLTKRYMMLNPQVPKVL
- the LOC107902127 gene encoding probable LRR receptor-like serine/threonine-protein kinase At3g47570 isoform X1, translating into MLLREWYQVKESLRMQVLRLLKEKISFVEAALHYIYQDKKDQQRTTIFAENSLLRITYQRILMATDRFSTQNLVGSGSFGSVYKGILEESGAVIAVKVLNLLNSGASRSFLAECEALKNIRHRNLVKLLTAISGVDHQGNDFKALVYEFMANGSLEDWLHPFDDMNGSKAMRNLSFVQRINVVIDVAHALEYLHHGCEVPIIHCDLKPSNILLDEKMVGHISDFGLAKILSVNTINYSTNQSSSLGLRGTIGYTPPEYAMGSELSTKGDVYSYGILLLEMFTRKRPTDESFKEILSLRNFVKAALPGRVIDIIDPILLQERAKQGTVTNITLNKINLGNDIHLQCLNSIFEIGIICSADSPSKRMDMIDVVSKLCSIRYKVLTKRYMMLNPQVPKVL